The following are encoded in a window of Aythya fuligula isolate bAytFul2 chromosome 26, bAytFul2.pri, whole genome shotgun sequence genomic DNA:
- the LOC116499274 gene encoding nuclear factor interleukin-3-regulated protein has protein sequence MDNYMTPLSTISDLALQHSKEKLLHSKVRGPSRRKREFMPDEKKDNMYWEKRRKNNEAAKRSREKRRLNDFAMESQLAALSEENAILRTELLSLKLRFGLISPDTSTYQGRSLQDFLGIYFRGHKIASPFPEVEPFAGDSCLFTTKSFVPKVLEPADFSCKTFDPSSNILGCDAKPVPMNTPDLQQPKRLDSAFRSTVCSPFLDYSCPNKYSFHLPFSGSACFLSPSPSPAEVNKESTTAVSDEDDEQQVPKTSLPPYSLPCPSEDHPKGRSYSALPHKLRIKTKALSGSEESGLDSR, from the coding sequence ATGGACAACTACATGACACCACTGAGCACCATCAGTGACCTTGCGCTTCAGCACAGCAAGGAAAAGCTCCTCCACAGCAAGGTGAGAGGGCCCTCCCGGCGCAAGCGGGAGTTCATGCCAGATGAGAAGAAGGACAACATGTACTGGGAGAAGAGGCGCAAGAACAATGAGGCAGCCAAGCGCTCACGGGAGAAAAGGCGTCTCAATGACTTTGCCATGGAGAGCCAgctggctgctctcagtgaggaGAATGCCATCCTCAGGACAGAGCTGCTGTCCCTGAAGCTGCGCTTTGGGCTCATCAGCCCAGACACCAGCACCTACCAGGGCCGTTCCCTCCAGGACTTCCTTGGAATTTATTTCAGAGGGCACAAAATAGCCTCCCCATTCCCTGAGGTGGAGCCCTTTGCTGGAGATTCCTGCCTCTTCACAACGAAGAGCTTTGTGCCAAAGGTGCTGGAGCCAGCTGATTTTTCATGCAAAACCTTTGACCCATCCAGCAACATCCTTGGCTGTGATGCAAAGCCGGTTCCTATGAACACACCTGACCTTCAACAGCCAAAGAGACTTGATTCAGCCTTCAGATCCACAGTTTGCTCTCCTTTCCTTGATTACAGCTGCCCCAACAAATATTCTTTCCATTTGCCTTTCTCAGGCAGTGCCTGCTTCTTGTCCCCTTCTCCCAGTCCAGCAGAGGTGAACAAGGAGAGCACCACAGCTGTCTCAGATGAAGATGATGAGCAGCAAGTGCCCAAAACTTCCCTACCCCCATATAGCTTGCCCTGCCCTTCAGAAGATCATCCTAAGGGCCGAAGCTATTCTGCCCTGCCTCACAAACTCCGGATTAAGACCAAAGCCCTCAGTGGCTCAGAGGAGAGTGGCCTGGACTCCCgctga